The following are encoded together in the Deinococcus soli (ex Cha et al. 2016) genome:
- a CDS encoding translocation/assembly module TamB domain-containing protein, with protein sequence MTEPRPEDRDGTQDPAAPETAPPPRRRGWVWWWVLAVLGALLLGLAFLPALLGGALLARFGTPAGVSADRVTGPLWAPSLSGVRVNIPGLTGEAGRVGVTVAGVNPLTRVVRLNVQASDAALNLKLQDLFGGGGGAAGGGGGWTVVLGGLDVQRTRLNVDGTGFNVPDGRFTVTPGQGGALSVRGATRDGDLNAGVLVAEKAGANVFTVNLDADARVLNHYWPGVTAGRITGRYVLGDGPIVGDLKVTDAALRVPEAKFVTVTGIGGTATHRGDDIRLNLAGQGWNGPVTATGGVDLKAQNWSVTADAAPTVSGLARALGTTGDGTLKLRVTAGGWSTVRVKAYAQGAGTLAGVGFSDANAEYTFLNEDGNVAGQTNDLAFSADTALGGSAQKLAGRWAFGREGRVNLNGTFAQKALDVEGRIDAQNLLSFDGQGLGGPLRGTFNLNNTRLNAVLNPTFGAAGARVALSGTPDELQARVTDGQAGPFTGLSGTAAFDRRGLRVDLGAASLNLDPDFRGTWAARNLSGSGVTLTGGGRIDLTGGDVTGTLNATVPGVPQPLQGPLDLNYVQQRGTFTAGSQRLSWNGDAFGLRARNLAAAGGLRVTGDVTVTNTLKAFGSLRAVGAGVTLSAVGNGTTAQLRGTSNGVTVLADADLRAPYRVQARVAGADIRGSVTLADGVRFTLTTRGDTASGTVDGENITASGRVNLGALRPLLPGLNLGGTLDLNLAGRGGSARVNAQAAGAGITGTLTRQPGAGTPVTADLTVTSGSGAGRVAAQVAGRVFPDLQVGGTVQAQGQTLNARVTGPYGALRAAVTGRTGVLSFGGVTLPAQAVNLRGTLTPAVRVGGTWGDLTAAYDGRSGLVQVSGAQALTAFGQAGRVQGRASWAPGPDGSFRGAVNARGVLDQYTLAVSGPWNGLNLLVTDGEGLRAEGTASLPSGRYDVDVSGPLGNGLFVDGNVQGAGTEPRGQVAVRDAQGGRATVTLAGFDNLNLTAQGLTLAGQRLEGTLNARGGVLNGSLNAGPFLVRADRGALRVTGSVAGQAVTATGRVRLPATLEGLNLRVTGPYFTATAGGSVADLRGTLTLKPQRFAAGPTTLSVPGQSFPVRGSLTGARATVGGLTYAGGNWTGALGLRYALGSTPATTQAGTVRLAGQGTTTLLALPSGPLTGRVSVLPALGGTLSTSLAPFTAGLPADVRAALVPGRLEVALGGSSATLFTSGTRYLGNPLRLDARADWKNGLTVRGTLTHPGSRIPVAYSGAGLTVRSAVLDARVLSPVLDGVRGRITLNLSVPDLDFARATGRADVNVQAAGQAARGSVSLLRGQVSANLSSSLGGQALSVRGPLYPQANAAVTFEDLRAALTGRAGPGAGDALTLRVNGSYAGKTVNVTATGVALTGGAARVTLGGSVAGAALDLTATQRAGAGLDAWTLGGSANAGDLRPLLGQAGRASVTLGGTLADVRATAQGEVSGVTFRAPLRYAGGALRLDGAQAELAQGTVRAGGPVFPALNLDAKVTLTDLLPGTYTAQVRGSLARPDVTAQGTLTDGPSGLRAAGTRVTAHLLGGAYRAVFTGAPLAGELRGDLGTGALGGLQRVALTLNAALVNADTDVRLRGPIAWNARTGFSGALRAVGDVPGGPLDALLDGTPTGDLTVAATLGMGVREARVTGRLPASLPLRPGGTLTLASFDAGALWGRAEQLRLSGAATLGGASWSALNASFSGTVQDTQGDLSGDLSARYATGNARVQLTGARTSGLATLDSGRYAASLRVDGLRAARLLPAGLDVDALTVAGSLSASGTLSGGLEALNAQNLAVKGEQAQAGPFSLYGRAAFDPRADVLSADLSGSLRDGVLRAQGSLPGGLRVTARDLSTAYLNAASPGAGTLGADLTFSGRAADPAVAGRVTLTTDQLEALITASGRVLDPRLNARATLKGSLGGTVYAEASDLDLAAGTLRARLYGTVRSGDTRATLDLNGMWPRLSGSVRASVAGLPDPVTLTGDGRGTYALAAGRLGAGSLSLTPGANLVPALAGRLNVTPLPLVGGAGEATLTASLGGTLVSPTLAGTLSTRGAALAGITLGDLSGTLSGTLAGVKGTLTQMGRTVATLDGSRVTLSGLSAAAFGSQLEASGSAALDGTADLTVDASGTLAGRVQVTNRAQAITARGNLSGPQGLRAALDVTADRLGGWRGSARVTGGPAGVLTQPLTLRLSGPLGTPLAQGEAGLLGAGARVVASARGVQLRLVDGPQAQGSGVLEARPGARGEWALLGTASLTRPEGAVTVTADGTLADPQAQLSVRRGEWRASGSASLKAADLNVSDGLVDGSLRWQTGQLAANLPGLNLGRLGITGLSGLLTATGSVNTDTTSGRVALSVRELDTPYEVPYLGVALRGSLDGEVTLAGGRPDVNLTAALSEGTLALRSAQGPAFWTGTLTGRLTRESGTLDVNVRAAGDGLRGTLGVRAYPLEVAGQSLTLNGAVTLNGQTFAADLSGGNDMGSADLSASGGVADLIPALEGVLAVQPTGDGYTLRATLDELEVRDLKIAPALSGRVSGEANLRDGGGTFVLRADALTVGTKVLPARLEGTQVGNDWRIRGFLGQSDFTAGLGSGEVFGQGNLRALPVGALVGAFTGETPGEGVVTGVARFRFPLADPTAGTLNVVAERIRVSATSGKGEGAVTETLTGSGTLDFASRELRGVNIQLGGAGTWDVRGQYTRENVNLSAQFTDTTFTPVLRLVPGLVDLTPSLKGTLTLSAAGTYDRPRGLLRAQNLQGSVAGLSLSVPQFAGDLPDSGAFTAGGRVLTGGTVGSDGTLNMAGQLTLGRLSGTRVTFTGLLAPQPLGALPNSAVTLAQQPDGRWTLDAQSRSSTTASGAGTLSLTGTLSPRWDLSLTARNYNLPLAVIYGRESALNADLRAVDDGSVIRVTGAADFVRLVLGRVNAPATIPAPGQSSADPSTGRTTDNFVSPLPEEFTTFPKPQEDPAARPARPFLQRLVFEDIPIRAANGIRIDENLVRAEFTGGLTLAGSGDRPRLSGGVRSQRGFVYLRENEFALQDSSVTFSGDNLYPTFSVQASGTVTAVTTRQRVPVTLELSGEFVTRNGTPVLDLTTTLRCTAEGSSCADPATGLPYGEAELYALVATGVPNLAALPSNLGALGSSAIQTALNVFVLGEFERTIANAFGLDVFRLTPNLSVEDGTVGATITLGSYLTRDLYLQYQVDLNGEGLINAEYTAPDSRFTFKVSTPLKGLNLQSIRPTFSVGYNVNDRTNVNFGVENGERGAVFRFGVRYLFGR encoded by the coding sequence GTGACGGAACCGCGCCCCGAAGACCGTGACGGGACGCAGGACCCCGCTGCTCCGGAGACCGCGCCCCCCCCGCGCCGCCGGGGCTGGGTGTGGTGGTGGGTTCTGGCTGTTCTGGGCGCCCTGCTGCTGGGGCTGGCATTCCTGCCCGCGCTGCTGGGCGGGGCGCTGCTCGCAAGGTTCGGCACCCCGGCGGGCGTGAGTGCCGACCGCGTGACCGGGCCGCTGTGGGCACCCAGCCTGTCGGGCGTGCGGGTGAACATCCCGGGCCTGACGGGCGAGGCGGGCCGCGTGGGCGTGACGGTCGCGGGTGTGAATCCCCTGACGCGGGTGGTGCGGCTGAACGTGCAGGCGTCCGACGCGGCGCTGAACCTGAAGTTGCAGGACCTGTTCGGCGGAGGCGGCGGCGCGGCGGGCGGTGGGGGCGGCTGGACGGTCGTGCTGGGTGGCCTGGACGTGCAGCGCACCCGCCTGAACGTGGACGGCACGGGTTTCAACGTGCCGGACGGCCGCTTCACGGTCACGCCGGGGCAAGGCGGGGCGCTGTCGGTGCGGGGCGCGACCCGTGACGGTGACCTGAACGCGGGCGTGCTGGTGGCCGAGAAGGCGGGCGCGAACGTGTTCACGGTGAATCTGGACGCGGACGCGCGGGTGCTGAACCACTACTGGCCGGGCGTGACCGCCGGGCGCATCACTGGTCGCTACGTGCTCGGGGACGGTCCCATCGTGGGCGACCTGAAGGTGACGGACGCCGCGCTGCGCGTGCCGGAGGCGAAGTTCGTGACGGTGACGGGCATCGGCGGTACGGCCACGCACCGGGGGGACGACATCCGCCTGAATCTTGCCGGGCAGGGCTGGAACGGCCCGGTCACCGCGACGGGCGGCGTGGACCTGAAGGCGCAGAACTGGTCGGTCACGGCCGACGCCGCGCCGACCGTGTCGGGACTGGCGCGCGCGCTGGGCACGACCGGGGACGGCACGCTGAAACTGCGGGTCACGGCGGGCGGCTGGAGCACCGTACGCGTGAAGGCGTACGCGCAGGGGGCGGGCACGCTGGCGGGCGTGGGCTTCAGCGACGCGAACGCCGAGTACACCTTCCTGAACGAGGACGGGAACGTGGCGGGCCAGACGAACGATCTGGCGTTCAGCGCGGACACGGCGCTGGGCGGCTCGGCGCAGAAACTCGCAGGCCGCTGGGCGTTCGGGCGCGAGGGCCGCGTGAACCTGAACGGCACCTTCGCGCAGAAGGCGCTGGACGTCGAGGGCCGGATCGACGCGCAGAACCTGCTGAGCTTCGACGGGCAGGGCCTGGGTGGCCCGCTGCGCGGCACCTTCAACCTGAACAACACGCGCCTGAACGCCGTGCTGAACCCCACCTTCGGCGCGGCGGGCGCCCGCGTGGCCCTGAGCGGCACGCCGGACGAACTGCAGGCGCGCGTCACGGACGGGCAGGCGGGACCCTTCACGGGCCTGTCGGGTACGGCCGCCTTCGACCGCCGGGGCCTGCGGGTGGATCTGGGCGCGGCGAGCCTGAATCTGGACCCGGACTTCCGGGGCACCTGGGCCGCCCGAAACCTCTCCGGCAGTGGCGTGACCCTGACCGGCGGGGGCCGCATCGACCTGACGGGCGGGGACGTGACGGGCACCCTGAACGCAACCGTGCCGGGCGTGCCGCAGCCGCTGCAGGGGCCGCTGGACCTGAATTACGTGCAGCAGCGCGGGACGTTCACGGCAGGCTCGCAGCGCCTGAGCTGGAATGGGGACGCCTTCGGGCTGCGCGCCCGGAACCTCGCCGCAGCGGGCGGCCTGCGGGTCACGGGGGACGTGACGGTCACGAACACCCTGAAGGCCTTCGGATCCCTGAGGGCGGTGGGAGCGGGCGTCACGCTGAGCGCGGTGGGCAACGGCACGACCGCGCAGCTGCGCGGCACGTCGAACGGCGTGACCGTCCTGGCCGACGCGGACCTGCGCGCCCCGTACCGCGTGCAGGCGCGCGTGGCGGGCGCGGACATCCGGGGGAGCGTGACGCTGGCGGACGGCGTGCGCTTCACGCTGACCACGCGGGGCGACACGGCCAGCGGCACCGTGGACGGCGAGAACATCACCGCGAGCGGGCGCGTGAATCTGGGTGCGCTGCGGCCCCTGCTGCCGGGCCTGAACCTGGGCGGCACGCTGGACCTGAACCTCGCGGGGCGGGGCGGGTCGGCGCGCGTGAACGCGCAGGCAGCGGGTGCGGGCATCACGGGCACCCTGACCCGGCAGCCGGGCGCGGGCACGCCGGTCACGGCGGACCTGACCGTGACGTCGGGCAGCGGCGCGGGCCGCGTGGCCGCGCAGGTCGCGGGCCGGGTCTTCCCCGACCTTCAGGTGGGCGGGACCGTGCAGGCGCAGGGGCAGACCCTGAACGCCCGCGTGACCGGCCCGTACGGCGCGCTGAGGGCCGCCGTGACCGGCCGCACGGGCGTCCTGTCCTTCGGGGGCGTGACGCTGCCCGCGCAGGCGGTGAACCTGCGGGGCACCCTGACGCCCGCCGTGCGCGTCGGCGGCACCTGGGGTGACCTGACGGCCGCGTACGACGGCCGCAGCGGTCTGGTGCAGGTCAGCGGCGCGCAGGCCCTGACGGCGTTCGGGCAGGCGGGGCGCGTGCAGGGCCGCGCGTCCTGGGCGCCCGGCCCGGACGGCTCGTTCCGGGGCGCGGTGAACGCGCGGGGCGTGCTCGACCAGTACACCCTGGCTGTCAGCGGGCCGTGGAACGGCCTGAATCTCCTCGTCACGGATGGCGAGGGGCTGCGGGCCGAGGGCACCGCCTCGCTGCCCAGCGGGCGCTACGACGTGGATGTCAGCGGGCCGCTCGGGAACGGGCTGTTCGTGGACGGGAACGTGCAGGGCGCCGGAACCGAGCCGCGCGGGCAGGTCGCCGTGCGGGACGCGCAGGGTGGCCGCGCGACCGTGACCCTGGCCGGCTTCGACAACCTGAACCTGACCGCGCAGGGCCTCACGCTGGCCGGGCAGCGGCTGGAGGGGACCCTGAACGCGCGCGGCGGCGTCCTGAACGGTAGCCTAAACGCCGGGCCGTTCCTGGTCCGCGCGGACCGAGGGGCGCTGCGCGTGACCGGCTCGGTCGCGGGGCAGGCCGTCACCGCGACCGGGCGGGTGCGGCTGCCCGCCACGCTGGAGGGCCTGAACCTGCGCGTGACCGGGCCGTACTTCACGGCGACGGCGGGCGGCAGCGTGGCGGACCTGCGCGGCACCCTGACCCTGAAGCCGCAGCGCTTCGCAGCGGGCCCGACCACGCTGAGCGTGCCGGGGCAGTCGTTCCCCGTGCGCGGCTCGCTGACCGGCGCGCGCGCGACCGTGGGCGGCCTGACGTACGCGGGTGGAAACTGGACCGGGGCGCTGGGCCTGCGCTACGCGCTGGGGAGCACCCCCGCGACCACGCAGGCGGGTACCGTGCGGCTGGCCGGGCAGGGCACGACCACCCTGCTGGCGCTGCCTTCGGGGCCACTGACCGGGCGGGTGTCGGTCCTCCCGGCGCTGGGGGGCACGCTGAGCACCAGCCTCGCGCCGTTCACGGCGGGCCTCCCGGCGGACGTGCGCGCGGCGCTCGTGCCGGGGCGGCTGGAGGTCGCGCTGGGCGGCAGCAGCGCCACGCTGTTCACGAGCGGCACCCGCTACCTGGGCAACCCGCTGCGGCTGGACGCCCGCGCGGACTGGAAGAACGGACTGACCGTGAGGGGCACCCTCACCCACCCGGGCTCGCGGATTCCGGTGGCGTACAGCGGCGCGGGGCTGACGGTCCGCAGCGCCGTGCTGGACGCCCGGGTGCTGAGCCCGGTGCTGGACGGCGTACGCGGCCGCATCACCCTGAATCTGAGCGTGCCGGATCTGGACTTCGCTCGGGCGACCGGGCGCGCGGACGTGAACGTGCAGGCGGCCGGGCAGGCGGCGCGCGGCAGTGTCAGTCTGCTGCGCGGGCAGGTCAGCGCGAACCTGAGCAGCAGCCTGGGCGGGCAGGCGCTGAGCGTGCGCGGCCCGCTGTACCCGCAGGCGAACGCGGCGGTGACCTTCGAGGACCTGCGCGCCGCCCTGACCGGCCGCGCGGGGCCTGGGGCGGGGGACGCACTGACCCTGCGCGTGAACGGCTCGTACGCCGGGAAGACCGTGAACGTCACCGCGACCGGCGTGGCCCTGACGGGCGGCGCGGCCCGCGTGACTCTGGGCGGCAGCGTGGCGGGCGCGGCGCTGGACCTGACCGCCACGCAGCGCGCCGGGGCGGGCCTGGACGCCTGGACCCTGGGCGGCTCGGCGAACGCGGGCGACCTGCGGCCCCTGCTGGGGCAGGCGGGCCGGGCGTCCGTCACATTGGGCGGCACCCTGGCCGACGTGCGCGCCACCGCGCAGGGGGAGGTCTCGGGCGTGACCTTCCGCGCCCCGCTGCGCTACGCGGGCGGCGCGCTGCGCCTGGACGGCGCGCAGGCCGAACTGGCGCAGGGCACCGTGCGGGCGGGCGGGCCGGTGTTCCCGGCGCTGAACCTGGACGCGAAGGTGACCCTGACGGATCTGCTGCCCGGTACGTACACGGCGCAGGTGCGTGGCAGCCTCGCCCGGCCGGACGTGACCGCGCAGGGCACCCTGACGGACGGCCCGTCGGGACTGCGTGCGGCGGGCACGCGCGTTACAGCGCACCTGCTGGGCGGCGCGTACCGCGCGGTGTTCACGGGCGCGCCCCTGGCGGGCGAGCTGCGGGGTGACCTGGGCACCGGCGCGCTGGGTGGCCTGCAACGGGTCGCGCTGACCCTGAACGCGGCCCTGGTGAACGCGGACACGGACGTGCGGCTGCGCGGCCCGATCGCCTGGAACGCCCGCACAGGTTTCAGCGGAGCGCTGCGCGCCGTGGGCGACGTGCCCGGCGGGCCGCTGGACGCCCTGCTGGACGGGACCCCCACGGGGGACCTGACCGTGGCGGCCACGCTGGGTATGGGCGTGCGCGAGGCCCGCGTGACCGGGCGCCTGCCCGCCAGCCTCCCGCTGCGGCCGGGCGGCACGCTGACCCTGGCGAGCTTCGACGCGGGCGCCCTGTGGGGCCGCGCGGAGCAGCTGCGCCTGAGCGGCGCCGCCACGCTGGGCGGCGCGTCATGGAGTGCGCTGAACGCCTCGTTCAGCGGCACCGTGCAGGACACGCAGGGGGACCTGAGCGGCGACCTGAGCGCCCGCTACGCCACCGGGAACGCCCGCGTGCAGCTGACCGGCGCGCGCACGAGCGGACTGGCGACCCTGGACAGCGGGCGCTACGCCGCGTCGCTGCGCGTGGACGGCCTGCGTGCCGCGCGGCTGCTGCCCGCCGGGCTGGACGTGGACGCCCTGACCGTGGCGGGCTCCCTGAGTGCCAGCGGCACCCTGTCCGGCGGGCTGGAGGCATTGAACGCGCAGAACCTCGCCGTGAAGGGTGAGCAGGCGCAGGCCGGGCCGTTCAGCCTGTACGGCCGCGCCGCTTTCGATCCGCGTGCGGACGTGCTGAGCGCCGACCTGAGCGGCAGCCTGCGTGACGGCGTGCTGCGCGCCCAGGGGTCCCTGCCGGGTGGGCTGCGCGTGACCGCGCGCGACCTGAGCACCGCGTACCTGAACGCCGCGTCGCCGGGGGCCGGCACGCTGGGCGCAGACCTGACCTTCTCGGGCCGCGCCGCCGACCCGGCCGTGGCGGGCCGCGTGACGCTGACCACCGACCAACTAGAGGCGCTGATCACCGCGTCGGGCCGGGTGCTCGACCCGCGCCTGAACGCCCGCGCGACCCTGAAGGGCAGCCTGGGCGGCACGGTGTACGCCGAGGCGAGCGACCTCGACCTCGCGGCAGGCACCCTGCGGGCCCGTCTGTACGGCACGGTCCGCAGCGGTGACACCCGCGCGACCCTGGATCTGAACGGGATGTGGCCGCGCCTGTCCGGCTCGGTGCGGGCCAGCGTGGCGGGCCTGCCCGACCCCGTGACCCTGACCGGCGACGGGCGCGGCACGTACGCGCTGGCCGCCGGGCGACTGGGTGCGGGCTCGCTGAGCCTCACGCCGGGCGCGAACCTCGTCCCGGCGCTGGCGGGTCGCCTGAACGTCACGCCGCTGCCGCTGGTGGGCGGCGCGGGCGAGGCGACCCTGACCGCCAGCCTGGGCGGCACGCTGGTCTCCCCCACCCTGGCGGGCACGCTGAGCACGCGCGGCGCGGCGCTGGCCGGGATCACGCTGGGCGACCTGAGCGGCACCCTGTCCGGCACGCTGGCCGGAGTGAAGGGGACACTGACTCAGATGGGCCGGACGGTCGCGACACTGGACGGCTCCCGCGTGACCCTGAGCGGCCTGAGCGCGGCGGCCTTCGGCAGTCAGCTGGAGGCGTCGGGCAGTGCGGCCCTGGACGGCACCGCCGACCTGACCGTGGACGCCTCGGGCACCCTGGCGGGCCGCGTGCAGGTCACCAACCGCGCGCAGGCGATCACGGCGCGCGGGAATCTCAGCGGACCGCAGGGCCTGCGCGCCGCGCTGGACGTCACCGCCGACCGCCTGGGCGGCTGGCGCGGCAGCGCGCGCGTCACGGGCGGCCCCGCCGGGGTCCTGACGCAGCCGCTGACGCTGCGCCTGAGTGGCCCGCTGGGCACGCCGCTCGCGCAGGGCGAGGCGGGCCTGCTCGGCGCGGGCGCCCGCGTGGTCGCCAGTGCGCGCGGCGTGCAGCTGCGCCTCGTGGACGGCCCGCAGGCGCAGGGCAGCGGCGTGCTGGAAGCCCGCCCCGGCGCGCGCGGCGAGTGGGCGCTGCTGGGCACCGCCAGCCTGACCCGGCCCGAGGGCGCCGTGACCGTCACGGCGGACGGCACCCTGGCGGACCCGCAGGCGCAGCTGTCCGTGCGGCGCGGCGAGTGGCGCGCCAGCGGCAGCGCCAGCCTGAAGGCCGCCGACCTGAACGTCTCGGACGGACTGGTGGACGGCTCGCTGCGCTGGCAGACGGGGCAGCTCGCGGCGAACCTGCCGGGCCTGAACCTGGGCCGGCTGGGCATCACGGGCCTGTCGGGCCTGCTGACCGCCACGGGCAGCGTGAACACCGACACGACCTCGGGCCGCGTGGCGCTGAGCGTGCGCGAACTGGACACCCCCTACGAGGTGCCGTACCTGGGTGTGGCGCTGCGCGGCAGCCTGGACGGCGAGGTGACCCTGGCCGGGGGCCGCCCCGACGTGAACCTGACGGCTGCCCTGAGTGAGGGCACGCTGGCGCTGCGGTCCGCGCAGGGTCCGGCCTTCTGGACCGGCACGCTGACCGGCCGCCTGACCCGCGAATCGGGCACCCTGGACGTGAACGTGCGCGCCGCGGGCGACGGGCTGCGCGGCACGCTGGGCGTGCGTGCCTACCCGCTGGAGGTCGCCGGGCAGAGCCTCACCCTGAACGGCGCGGTGACCCTGAACGGGCAGACGTTCGCGGCCGACCTGAGCGGCGGGAACGACATGGGCAGCGCCGACCTGAGTGCCTCGGGCGGCGTGGCGGACCTGATTCCCGCGCTGGAGGGCGTGCTCGCCGTGCAGCCCACCGGGGACGGGTACACGCTGCGCGCCACGCTGGACGAACTGGAGGTGCGCGACCTGAAGATTGCCCCGGCGCTGTCTGGCCGCGTGAGCGGCGAGGCGAACCTGCGGGACGGGGGCGGCACGTTCGTGCTGCGCGCCGACGCGCTGACCGTCGGCACGAAGGTCCTGCCCGCCCGGCTGGAAGGCACGCAGGTGGGCAACGACTGGCGCATCCGGGGCTTTCTGGGCCAGTCGGACTTCACGGCGGGCCTGGGGAGCGGCGAGGTCTTCGGGCAGGGCAACCTGCGCGCCCTGCCGGTGGGCGCGCTGGTGGGCGCCTTTACCGGGGAGACGCCCGGTGAGGGCGTCGTGACCGGCGTCGCCCGCTTCCGCTTCCCGCTGGCCGACCCGACCGCCGGAACGCTGAACGTGGTGGCCGAGCGCATCCGCGTGAGCGCCACGAGCGGCAAGGGCGAAGGCGCTGTGACCGAGACCCTGACCGGGAGCGGCACGCTGGACTTCGCCAGCCGGGAGCTGCGCGGCGTGAACATCCAGCTGGGCGGCGCGGGCACCTGGGACGTGCGCGGCCAGTACACCCGCGAGAACGTGAACCTCAGCGCGCAGTTCACGGACACCACCTTCACGCCCGTGCTGCGGCTGGTGCCGGGCCTCGTGGACCTGACGCCCAGCCTGAAGGGCACCCTGACGCTCTCGGCAGCCGGGACGTACGACCGCCCGCGCGGGCTGCTGCGCGCGCAGAACCTCCAGGGCAGCGTGGCAGGCCTGAGCCTCAGCGTGCCGCAGTTCGCCGGGGACCTGCCCGACAGCGGCGCGTTCACGGCGGGAGGGCGCGTCCTGACCGGCGGCACCGTCGGGTCGGACGGCACGCTGAACATGGCCGGGCAGCTCACGCTGGGCCGCCTGAGTGGCACCCGCGTGACCTTCACGGGCCTGCTGGCCCCGCAACCGCTGGGCGCCCTGCCGAACAGCGCGGTGACCCTCGCGCAGCAGCCCGACGGCCGCTGGACACTGGACGCGCAGAGCCGCAGCAGTACCACGGCCAGCGGCGCGGGCACCCTGAGCCTCACCGGGACGCTCTCGCCCAGGTGGGATCTGAGCCTCACCGCGCGGAACTACAACCTGCCCCTGGCCGTCATCTACGGCCGCGAGAGTGCCCTGAACGCCGACCTGCGCGCCGTGGACGACGGCAGCGTGATCCGCGTGACCGGCGCAGCGGACTTCGTGCGGCTGGTGCTGGGCCGCGTGAATGCTCCCGCCACCATTCCCGCCCCCGGGCAGAGCAGCGCCGATCCCAGCACGGGGCGCACCACCGACAACTTCGTGAGCCCCCTGCCCGAGGAATTCACGACCTTCCCGAAACCGCAGGAGGACCCGGCCGCCCGGCCCGCGCGGCCCTTCCTGCAGCGGCTGGTGTTCGAGGACATACCCATCCGCGCGGCAAACGGCATCCGCATCGACGAAAACCTCGTGCGGGCCGAGTTCACCGGCGGCCTGACCCTGGCAGGCAGCGGCGACCGTCCACGCCTGAGCGGCGGGGTCCGCTCGCAGCGCGGCTTCGTGTACCTGCGCGAGAATGAGTTCGCGCTGCAGGACAGCAGCGTCACGTTCAGCGGCGACAACCTCTACCCGACATTCAGCGTGCAGGCCAGCGGCACCGTCACTGCCGTCACCACCCGCCAGCGCGTGCCGGTCACGCTGGAACTGAGCGGGGAGTTCGTCACCCGCAACGGCACGCCCGTGCTGGACCTGACCACCACGCTGCGCTGCACCGCTGAGGGCAGCAGCTGCGCCGACCCCGCCACGGGCCTCCCGTACGGCGAGGCGGAACTGTACGCGCTGGTCGCCACCGGCGTCCCGAACCTCGCGGCGCTGCCCAGCAACCTGGGCGCACTGGGCTCCAGCGCCATTCAGACAGCCCTGAACGTGTTCGTGCTGGGCGAGTTTGAGCGCACCATCGCCAACGCGTTCGGCCTGGACGTGTTCCGCCTCACGCCGAACCTCAGCGTCGAGGACGGCACCGTGGGCGCCACGATCACGCTCGGGTCGTACCTGACCCGCGACCTGTACCTCCAGTATCAGGTGGACCTGAACGGCGAGGGGCTGATCAACGCCGAGTACACCGCGCCCGACAGCCGCTTCACGTTCAAGGTCAGCACGCCCCTGAAGGGCCTGAACCTCCAGTCGATCCGCCCGACCTTCAGCGTCGGGTACAACGTGAACGACCGGACCAACGTGAACTTCGGCGTGGAGAACGGCGAACGCGGCGCCGTGTTCCGCTTCGGCGTGCGCTACCTGTTCGGCCGGTAA